A stretch of DNA from Roseovarius sp. M141:
CCCGATCATGGCATCGAGGCGGATCTGACCGGCGATTTCGGTATAAAAATTGGTCCACCGGGCGCGACCACCTGCGGCAGCGCCGCAGCAGGTTAAGCTCCTAAATTTGCTGGCTTAAATGGAGTACTAATTTCACCACCCGCAACCGAGACGCACAATTGGTTCAATTTTATGGACCGAAATGAAACAAAGTTTCTTGCCCGATGAACCAACCCCCTGTTACGCTTTGCCTGAGATCGGCGCGAACTGACCCTTGGACCTGCCCGGTGCGATGACACGCCCGGCGCCTGAGCGCATCCCGATCTCCAAGATATGCGCCGCGCCAAATCTGCGGCCTCAACACGGGAGAATTTCGATGATTTCCAAGCTTATGGCCGCCGGACTATCGCGCCGTACCTTTCTAAAAAGCACCGCCATCACCGCCGTCGGCGCCAGCCTGCCCAGCATGTCGCTGGCCGCAGGCGAGCCGATCAAGATCGGCTTTCTGGCGCCACTGACCGGCGCCGTTGCTGCCTGGGGCAAGCCCGGTCTCGACGGCTGCCAGATCTGGGCCGAGCGGGTCAATGCCGCCGGCGGGATCGAGCTGTCCGACGGCAAGCATCCCGTGGAATTTGTCAGCTACGATAACGAATATGACCCCGCCAAGGCACGCACCGGCGCGACCAAGATGATCCGCGAGGATGGCGTCAGCTTTATCATGATGCTGGGCGGCGACACATGGCCCGGCGTTCAGCCCGTCGCGGACAAGACCGGGATGTTGTTTTCCACGCTGCTGCCGTCTGACCTGAGCCCGGACAGCACCACGCTGCTGGCTCCTGCCGAGGTGCACCCGATCTATCTGGTGACCGGCGTCGATTATCTGGCCGACACCTATCCCGACGCGAAAACCGCCGTGATCTGCGCGCAGGACGACGCGTTGGGCCTGCCCTCGGTCGCGACCTATCTGGCCGCCTTCGAGGCGCGCGGTATCGAGGTTCTGGGAGAGCCGCTGCTGTTCGACCCGGCAACGACCGATTTCGCGCCCATCGTCACGCGCATGCTGTCCAGTAATCCCGATATCATCTGCCTTGATACTTGCTATTCGGACTATGTCCATCCGATCTGCGAGCAACTGTTCCAGCAGGGTTACGCAGGCAAGCTGATCAGCGCGACGGCGGATTTCTATGATCAGATGATCGCCAAGACGTCCAAGGAATTCATGGAAGGCTTCATCTTTCAGTTCCCCGATTTCGACGATCCGGCGCTGGCGGGCGACAACATCAATTTCGAGGATGCGAACGGGTTTTACGAGGCCTACGCCGAACGTCATCCCGGCGAATGGGGCGCGGTCAGCTGGGAATATGCATCGATCATGGACCTGTGGAAGGCCGCCGCCGAAAAGGCCGGCAGTGCCGATCCCGATGCCGTCATGGCCGCGATGAAAGAAGGCGGCACAGGCAAGCATGCCTTTGGCGACGCCAAGTGGTGGGGGACCGAGCTGTTCGGGATCGACAACGCGCTGGTCGGTGACTGGCCCGTCGTCGTGATCGAGAATGGCAAGGCCGTCATCAAGGGGTTCAAGTCGATCCCCGACTGGTATGATCAGCACGGCGACCTGCTGATCAAGCACATGCAGACCTATAACCAGATGTACGATCAGCGCGGCTGATCGCATATTCGCGGCGCGGGGCGATTGTCCCTGCGCCGCATCCTCCCCCTCTTCGAAAGTGTACTCCTATGCTGGATCTTTTGGCCCAGACAGGCCTGAATGCCATCTATGCGGCAAGCTATATCTCGCTCGTTGCGGTTGGCCTTGTGCTGATCTTCGGCGTGATGGGCGTGATCAACTTCGCCCATGGCGAGCTGTTCATGGCCGGCGCCTATGTCGTCGTCGCCGTCTACGCGGACATGCATCTGCCGTTCTTCATTGCCGTCGTCGTCGGGCTGCTGTTCGTCGGCTGTCTGGGCCTTCTGATGGAGCGGGCGTTGTTCAGACCGCTGCGGGATAATCCGCTGGGCGGGCTGGTGGCCTCCATCGGGTTCCTGATGATCCTTCAGGCACTGGCAAGCATGGGGTTCGGCGTGCGGATGGAGTTCATCCCGCCGGTCACGCAACATGTGATCTGGTTTACGGACAGCATCAGCATACCACTGGCGCGCGTCTATGTGATCGTCGCTGCCGTGCTGTTGCTGTCGGCGCTGTGGTATTTCCTGAAACGCACACGGTTTGGATGGGCGCTGCGCGCCTCGGCGCAGGATCCGCAAGCGGCCGAATTGCAGGGCATTTCCATCGCCCAGACCGCACGGATCGCCATGTTCATCGGTGCGGGGCTGGCGGGCATCGCGGGCGCACTGACCGCGCCTTTGGTATCGGTCAATCCGCATATGGGCCATTCGGTGATCGTGACGGCGTTCATCGTCATCATCGTTGGCGGTGTCGGATCGCTGGAGGGGGCGATCATCGCATCGGTCGTCTATGCTTTCGTGCATACGTTCGTCACCACGTTCTACGGCGGCGTCATCGCCGATATCACCGGGCTGTCGCTGATGCTGCTGGTCCTGATCGTCAAACCGACTGGCCTGTTCGGGAGTGCGGATCGTGCTTAAATTTCTGATCTGGCCTGTCGCGGCCATCGCGCTGATCGCCCTGCCCCACGGGCTCAGCTTTTCGCAGCAGGAAATCCTTGTTTTCCTGACCATCAACATCCTTCTGGTATCGTCCTACCGCCTGCTGACGCTGACCGGAGAATGGTCGCTGGCGCATGTGGTCATCATGGGCGTGGGGGCCTATGCCAGCGCCCTCCTGACCAAAGAGCTGGGGGTTTACGTGCCCATCTCGATGCTGCTGGGCGGGGTCGCGTCGGCCCTGATCGCCGTACTGCTCAGCTTTCCTCTGTTTCGCATGAAGGGCTTCTACTTCCTCATCGGCAGCTTTGCCGCGGGCGAGATCATCCGCCTTCTGTGGAAGCATTTCCGCGAGCCCTTCGGCGGCGCCAAGGGGATCAAGGGGATCGACCCGATGCCGGATTTCAGCATCGGGATCTACGATTTCGACTTTTTCGAGCCGGTCAGCTATTTCTACTTTGCCGGTTTCATCGTCATCATCTGCCTGTGGATCCTGTGGCGGATCGAACGCAGCCCCGTCGGCCTGACCTTCCACGCCGTCCACTGGCAGGACAAGCTGGCCGAGGCGTCGGGCGTCAACCTGCGCGCCTACCGGACGCTGGCCTTTGCCATTGCCAGCGGATTTGCGGGTATCGCCGGCGCGCTGCTGGCGCATTACATTGGTACGATCAATCCGGGCAGCTTTGATCTGGATTACATGGTATTCGTGCTGACATGGGCCATCGTCGGCGGCACCGGCACCTTCTATGGTCCGATACTGGGCTGCGTCGTGCTGACCATCCTCAACGAGGTCGTGCTGCGCGAGATGGGCTTTGAGCAGCTGCGCCCGCTGATCTACGGCGCGATCCTGATATGCTCGATCCTGTTTTTGCCCAACGGTCTGGAAAGCATCGTCCAGAAATTCACCAAACGGAGAGCCAAGCCATGAGCCAGTTTTTGCAAGTCGAAGATCTGACCATGCGCTTTGGCGGTCTGGTCGCGGTGGATGCGCTGAATTTCTCGGTCGATCATGGCACGATCCATGGGTTGATCGGCCCCAATGGCGCGGGCAAGACCACGACATTCAACATGATCTCGGGCTTCTACACACCGACCAGCGGCAGGGTGCTGCTGCGCACCGAGGATATATCGGGCCTCAAGATGCACGAGGTCGCACGGCGCGGCGTCGTGCGCACCTTTCAGCACTCGACCCTTTTTGCTGAACTGACGGTGTTGGAAAACGCGCTGATCGGCACGCATATGCCGTTTCGCCCGAACATCTTTGCCGCGATCGTCGGTTGGGACCGCGAGGATCGCCATGGCGCCGAGGCGCGCGCCCGCGAGGCGCTGGAATTCTTCGGTCTGGATCACCTTGTCACCGAACGCGCCGGTGATCTGAGCCACGGCCATCAGCGTGCGCTGGGTATGGCGATCGCCTATGCCAGCCACCCAGACCTGATGCTGTTGGACGAACCGTTCACCGGCATGAACCCCGAGGAGACCCGCCAGATGATGGACCTCATGCGCCGCTTGCGCGAGGCCGGCACGACCATCCTGCTGGTCGAACATGACATGCAGGCCATCATGGGCCTGTGCGACAAGATCACCTGCATGAGTTTCGGCAAATTCCTGGCCGAGGGCAACCCCAAGGAAATCCGCAACCACCCCGCCGTGATCGAAGCCTATCTGGGGGGTGCCCGCCATGTTGCTTGAGATGACCGGCATTTCCGTGAACTACGGCAAGATCAACGCGATCCGAGATATTTCGATTGCGGTGCCCGAGGGCAAGATCGTCACCATCATCGGCGGCAATGGCGCGGGCAAGACGACGACCCTGCGCGCGATGTCCGGCATGGTGCCGATCACCAAGGGCGAGATCACGTTCGAGGGCAAGCGTATCGACGGACTGCCCGCCTCCAAGGTGGTCGCCCACGGCATCGCCCATGTCCCCGAGGGGCGGCGCATTTTCCCCCAGATGACGGTCGAGGAAAACCTGCGCACCGGCGCGTTCCTGCGGCGTGACAAGGACGGGGTCGAGAACGATCTGGAAGATGTCTTTAAACGGTTCGAGCGTCTGCGCGAGCGGCGCACCCAGCGCGCACAGACCATGTCGGGCGGCGAACAGCAGATGCTGGCGATCGGTCGCGCGCTGATGTCAAAACCCCGGTTGCTGCTGATGGACGAACCGTCGATGGGCCTTGCCCCCGTCATCGTCGAGGAAATCGCCGTGATCATCGAAGAAATCAATGCGCAGGGCCTGTCGGTTGTGCTGGTCGAACAGAATGCCGAACTGGCGCTGGAACTGGCGGATTACGCCTATGTATTGGAAACCGGCAATTGCGCGATGGAGGGCCCCGCCCATGAGCTACACGATAACGAAACCGTACGTGCCGCGTATCTGGGCATTTAAGCGCAGCGATCCCGACTGGCAATTGGCGCAGAACTCCGGCTGGACCCGCGCCGACCTGATGTGGGAACGCCTGATGGAGGCCGGGAACGAGGCGTTTTGCGCCGGGCAGATGCCGCGCGCCGGGCGCCTGTTCTTCTGCGCCGACGCGCTGGCGCGGGGGCGGTTCGATGCCGCCGACCTGCGCCGCGCAACCGCACCGGCAGCACGCGCCATGGTGCGGATGGCGCAGGGCAAGGATGCAGGCGCGCTGATCGCCTTGGCGCGGCAGGGCTGGCAGGTTGCCCCCGTCGCCGTCGCGGATATGGACATTCGCCCGCGCATCAGATCCTCGCTGTTCCATCTGCGGCTGGAGGCCAAGCATCGCGGGCAATATCAGGATAATCTGCGCCTGCGCCTTGGCCGTATCACCGAGGAAACGCGCGAGACGCTGGCGCAGATGGACGGCGACGGCACACGCCACCGCCACTTCGCCCGCTGGCGCGGCGAAAAGCCGACCGTCTTTGACGGCACGCGCAAGGTGCTGGCCGCCGCACTGCTGATCCCGGACGCGCCGCCGCGCTAGCGAGGCCCACTGGCGCGCCCCGCAATTTTCGCTAGAGTGCCGCAGGTGAAAACCCGGAGGGCAAGGCGCGTGGCAAGGGACGATCTGAGGGTACTGGTCATCGGCGGCACTGGCCGCGTGGGCCGTATGCTGCGCCGCCATTGGGACAGCGCGCCGCCGCGCGGCATTGCGTTGTCCTGGCAGTCACGGGACGCCAGCGGCACAATCCAGTGGGAGGCAGCGGATGGCGCGGAGGCGCTGGCCACGCATGGCCCCGTCGACCGGCTGCTGATACTGGCCGGTGTCACCCCTGCCGAGGATGCGGATCTGGACCAGAACGCGGTAATCGCACGCGCCGCGATCGAGGCTGCGGCGCAAATGGATGTGGCGCATGTTCTGCTCGCCTCCAGTTCGGCGGTCTACGGCACCGCCAGCGCCCGACCCTACACCGAAGCAGACGCCCCCGACCCCGCCAGCCCCTATGCCACGGCCAAGCTGGAGGCCGAGCGCGCCGTGCTGAAGGCAGGCAACCCGCCCGCCTGCGCCCTGCGTATCGGCAATGTGCTGGGCGCCGACGCGCTGATGGTGAACGCGGCACGCGCCAGCGATGCGCACCCCCTTGCGCTGGACCGGTTCAGCGACGGCAACGGCCCGCTGCGCAGCTATATCGGCCCCGCCACGCTGGCGCAGGTGCTGGAGACATTGCTGCACAAAGGCCCGGCCCTGCCCGATGTGCTGAATGTCGGGGCGCCCGCACCCATCGCCATGCAGACCCTTCTGGAAGTCAGCGGCACGCCCTATGTCATGCGCCCCGCGCCCCCGGATGCCGTGCAGAACATCACCCTGGATTGCAATGCGCTGGCGGGTTTGCACACATTCCCTGACGGCGCCGCGAACGCCGGCTCCATGCTGGATGAATACCACCGGGTCAGGGACGCAAAATGACGCCTTTCAAACGGTTTTTCGACATCATTTCGGCTATCGTGCTGGGCACGGTGCTGCTGCCCGTGATGATCGTCGTCGCAGCGATGATCCTGCTGCGCGACGGACGGCCGATATTCTATGTGGCCGAGCGGATGAAGACGCCGACGCAGGCGTTTGGCCTGATCAAGTTCCGCACGATGCGCCCCGTCATCGGCGACAGCGGCGTGTCGGGCGGCGACAAGCGCAGCCGCCTGACCCGCACCGGCGGGATGCTGCGGGCCAGGCGGCTGGACGAATTGCCCCAGATCCTGAACGTGCTGAAGGGCGATATCAGCCTCGTCGGCCCCCGCCCGCCCCTGCGTGTCTATGTCCAGCGGTTCCCGCAGATCTATGCGCGGGTGCTGCAATCGCGGCCCGGCATCACCGGGCTTGCCACGCTCTATTTTCACGAGCACGAGGAATTCCTGCTGGCCTCTTGCCGGGATGCCGCCGAGACCGACCGCGTCTATGCGGGCCGCTGCGTGCCGCGCAAGGCAAAGATCGACCTGATCTATCAACGGAACAGATCGTTCTGCTATGACTGGGAAATCATGTTGAAAACTGTGTTCCGCCGCCTGCGCTAAAGCGTCAAAATTCTTCCTTCACCGGGCGCGACAGCAGGGCCTCCACCGCGTCCTTGGGGGCGATCTCGCCCGCGATCAGGCGGCGGGTGGCTTGCAGGATTGGCGCGCTCACGCCATGCTCTTGGGCGATGTGCCCGGCGATCTGCACCGTCGCCGCGCCCTCGGCCAGCGGGCGCCCGGTCAGATCCTCGCCCCGGCCCAGCGCCATGCCATAGCCGAAATTGCGCGATTGCGGCGACGAACAGCTGAGCATCAGATCGCCAAAGCCCGACAGGCCCAGATATGTCTCGGCCTGCCCGCCCATCGCGGCGCCAAGGCGGCGCAGCTCGACAAAGGCGCGGGTGATCAGCGCGGCCTTGGCGCTTTCGCCAAATCCAAGCCCGATAACGACGCCCGCCGCGATGGCATAGACGTTTTTCAGCGCGCCGCCCGTTTCGACCCCGGTCATGTCAGCGCTGGCATAGGCGCGAAAACTGTCCGAACTCAGTGCGCGGCACAGATCCAAGGCAGCCGCCTCGTCCCCAGCCGCCAGGGTCACGGCAGTCGGCTTGCCCTGCGCCACATCGGTGGCAAAGCTGGGGCCGGACAGAACGGCCTGCGGATGATCCGGGCAGATATCGGCAATGACGCGGCTGAGGGGCAGCCCAGTGCCCAGCTCGATCCCCTTGGCTGTGTTGATCAGCGTCGCGCCCGGCGCGATCAGCGGTGCA
This window harbors:
- a CDS encoding sugar transferase; the protein is MTPFKRFFDIISAIVLGTVLLPVMIVVAAMILLRDGRPIFYVAERMKTPTQAFGLIKFRTMRPVIGDSGVSGGDKRSRLTRTGGMLRARRLDELPQILNVLKGDISLVGPRPPLRVYVQRFPQIYARVLQSRPGITGLATLYFHEHEEFLLASCRDAAETDRVYAGRCVPRKAKIDLIYQRNRSFCYDWEIMLKTVFRRLR
- a CDS encoding branched-chain amino acid ABC transporter permease, producing the protein MLDLLAQTGLNAIYAASYISLVAVGLVLIFGVMGVINFAHGELFMAGAYVVVAVYADMHLPFFIAVVVGLLFVGCLGLLMERALFRPLRDNPLGGLVASIGFLMILQALASMGFGVRMEFIPPVTQHVIWFTDSISIPLARVYVIVAAVLLLSALWYFLKRTRFGWALRASAQDPQAAELQGISIAQTARIAMFIGAGLAGIAGALTAPLVSVNPHMGHSVIVTAFIVIIVGGVGSLEGAIIASVVYAFVHTFVTTFYGGVIADITGLSLMLLVLIVKPTGLFGSADRA
- a CDS encoding NAD(P)H-dependent glycerol-3-phosphate dehydrogenase; this translates as MTDNTVVVVGGGAWGTALACVAARAGQHAVLLCRDSSVAEALNTDRCNPRYLPGISLPDRIEAATDPGVLGRAGTVILAIPAQSLRAALPALAPLIAPGATLINTAKGIELGTGLPLSRVIADICPDHPQAVLSGPSFATDVAQGKPTAVTLAAGDEAAALDLCRALSSDSFRAYASADMTGVETGGALKNVYAIAAGVVIGLGFGESAKAALITRAFVELRRLGAAMGGQAETYLGLSGFGDLMLSCSSPQSRNFGYGMALGRGEDLTGRPLAEGAATVQIAGHIAQEHGVSAPILQATRRLIAGEIAPKDAVEALLSRPVKEEF
- a CDS encoding branched-chain amino acid ABC transporter permease, whose translation is MLKFLIWPVAAIALIALPHGLSFSQQEILVFLTINILLVSSYRLLTLTGEWSLAHVVIMGVGAYASALLTKELGVYVPISMLLGGVASALIAVLLSFPLFRMKGFYFLIGSFAAGEIIRLLWKHFREPFGGAKGIKGIDPMPDFSIGIYDFDFFEPVSYFYFAGFIVIICLWILWRIERSPVGLTFHAVHWQDKLAEASGVNLRAYRTLAFAIASGFAGIAGALLAHYIGTINPGSFDLDYMVFVLTWAIVGGTGTFYGPILGCVVLTILNEVVLREMGFEQLRPLIYGAILICSILFLPNGLESIVQKFTKRRAKP
- a CDS encoding NAD(P)-dependent oxidoreductase, giving the protein MARDDLRVLVIGGTGRVGRMLRRHWDSAPPRGIALSWQSRDASGTIQWEAADGAEALATHGPVDRLLILAGVTPAEDADLDQNAVIARAAIEAAAQMDVAHVLLASSSAVYGTASARPYTEADAPDPASPYATAKLEAERAVLKAGNPPACALRIGNVLGADALMVNAARASDAHPLALDRFSDGNGPLRSYIGPATLAQVLETLLHKGPALPDVLNVGAPAPIAMQTLLEVSGTPYVMRPAPPDAVQNITLDCNALAGLHTFPDGAANAGSMLDEYHRVRDAK
- a CDS encoding ABC transporter substrate-binding protein, with the protein product MISKLMAAGLSRRTFLKSTAITAVGASLPSMSLAAGEPIKIGFLAPLTGAVAAWGKPGLDGCQIWAERVNAAGGIELSDGKHPVEFVSYDNEYDPAKARTGATKMIREDGVSFIMMLGGDTWPGVQPVADKTGMLFSTLLPSDLSPDSTTLLAPAEVHPIYLVTGVDYLADTYPDAKTAVICAQDDALGLPSVATYLAAFEARGIEVLGEPLLFDPATTDFAPIVTRMLSSNPDIICLDTCYSDYVHPICEQLFQQGYAGKLISATADFYDQMIAKTSKEFMEGFIFQFPDFDDPALAGDNINFEDANGFYEAYAERHPGEWGAVSWEYASIMDLWKAAAEKAGSADPDAVMAAMKEGGTGKHAFGDAKWWGTELFGIDNALVGDWPVVVIENGKAVIKGFKSIPDWYDQHGDLLIKHMQTYNQMYDQRG
- a CDS encoding tetratricopeptide repeat-containing protein gives rise to the protein MSYTITKPYVPRIWAFKRSDPDWQLAQNSGWTRADLMWERLMEAGNEAFCAGQMPRAGRLFFCADALARGRFDAADLRRATAPAARAMVRMAQGKDAGALIALARQGWQVAPVAVADMDIRPRIRSSLFHLRLEAKHRGQYQDNLRLRLGRITEETRETLAQMDGDGTRHRHFARWRGEKPTVFDGTRKVLAAALLIPDAPPR
- a CDS encoding ABC transporter ATP-binding protein encodes the protein MLLEMTGISVNYGKINAIRDISIAVPEGKIVTIIGGNGAGKTTTLRAMSGMVPITKGEITFEGKRIDGLPASKVVAHGIAHVPEGRRIFPQMTVEENLRTGAFLRRDKDGVENDLEDVFKRFERLRERRTQRAQTMSGGEQQMLAIGRALMSKPRLLLMDEPSMGLAPVIVEEIAVIIEEINAQGLSVVLVEQNAELALELADYAYVLETGNCAMEGPAHELHDNETVRAAYLGI
- a CDS encoding ABC transporter ATP-binding protein, which translates into the protein MSQFLQVEDLTMRFGGLVAVDALNFSVDHGTIHGLIGPNGAGKTTTFNMISGFYTPTSGRVLLRTEDISGLKMHEVARRGVVRTFQHSTLFAELTVLENALIGTHMPFRPNIFAAIVGWDREDRHGAEARAREALEFFGLDHLVTERAGDLSHGHQRALGMAIAYASHPDLMLLDEPFTGMNPEETRQMMDLMRRLREAGTTILLVEHDMQAIMGLCDKITCMSFGKFLAEGNPKEIRNHPAVIEAYLGGARHVA